The genomic stretch CGCCAGTTTGAACAGTCGACCGGTGACGGAGTGGTCACTACTCACGTTCGCATCGAGATCGCTCTGCAGTACAACGACGGCTACAACGAGAGCGTCTTCAGTTTCGCCAATAACGTGAACACCATCGAAGGCGGCACCCATCTCACGGGTTTTCGCAACGCGTTGACGCGAACGATCAATCGCTGGTTGAACACCAATAGCGGGAATTCCAAGGAACCCCTGCAGGTCCAGGGTGACGACACACGCGAGGGACTGGCTGCGGTGGTCAGTGTGAAGCTGTCCGATCCGCAATTCGAAGGCCAGACGAAGTCCAAACTGGGCAACTCCGAACTCACGGGCCTGGTGGCCAATCTGGTCAACGAACGGCTCGGGGCCTACTTCGAAGAGAATCCGCCCGTCGCTCGAGCGATTACGCATAAGTGCACCGAAGCCATGCGCGCGCGCGATGCCGCTCGCAAGGCGCGCGAATTGACGCGCCGCAAAGGCGCTCTCTCGGATGCCAGCCTGCCCGGAAAACTGGCCGATTGTCAGGAGCGCGATCCTTCGAAGGCGGAGATCTTCATCGTCGAAGGGGATTCCGCCGGCGGTTCGGCCAAACAGGGTCGCGATCGCACGAACCAGGCGATCCTGCCGATCCGCGGCAAGCTGATCAATGTGGAGAAGGCCCGCCTCGATCGAATGCTCGCCAATAACGAAATCCAGATGATGATCTCAGCGCTGGGTACGGGTATTGGCGAGGACTTCAACGCCGACAAGCTTCGCTACCACAAGGTCATTCTGATGACCGATGCCGACGTCGATGGTTCGCATATCAACACGCTTCTTCTGACTTTCTTCTTCCGGAACATGCGCGAATTGATCACGCGCGGTCATCTGTACCTGGCGCAGCCGCCGCTGTACAAGGTGAAGAAGGGCAAGTCCGAACGTTACGTGCAGAGCGACACGGAGCTGTCGAGCTATCTACTGGGTCTGGGAATGGGCGACGCGCAGATCTTTACCACGGGCCAGGATACAGCGATCCAGGACGGACCCCTGCAGCAATTGATGCTCGAAACGCAACGTTGCAAGCTGATCGGTGCCGCCATGGAGCGCCGTGGCATCGACGCGCGAATCGTCGAAGCGACCGCCCTGGGTGCAGGTCTTTCGAGTGCAGATCTTTCAGCTGACGAACACAGTCGCCAGGAATTCGAGCGCCGCCTGCTCGCGTATCTCGAGACCGCCTATCCAGATACGCTACCGGTCGAAGTCGAGTGGGATCACGACGAAGAGCACAGCCTTTGGACACCCACGGTGCATTCTTTCCATTCCGCCGTGCCACGCTCCGTCGTCCTGGACACCGAGTTGCTCGAGTCCCCGGACTACGATCGCTTCAAGCAACTCGCCAATCGCACCTCAGAGATCGGAACCACACCGTTCCGTCTGATTCTGGGCGAGGCGAATGAAGAGATTCCGACCGCCAACCACTTGCTGGATCGGTTGCTTGCTCTCGGTAGCAAGGGCTTGTACATCCAGCGCTATAAGGGACTGGGTGAAATGAATCCCGATCAGCTCTGGGAGACGACGATGGATCCCAGTCTGCGAACCATTCTTCAGGTGCGCGTCGACGACGAGGTCGACGCAGACAAGGCGTTCAGCGTGCTCATGGGAGATCTCGTCGAGCCACGCAAGGAATTTATCGAACGCAACGCCCTGAACGTGGTCAACCTGGATATCTGAGCCTGAACCATGGCCGACACTTCAGATACACCGCCGCCGCCAGAAGAACCGACCGGGTCAATCCTGCCGGTCAACATCGAAGACGAGATGCGCCGTGCGTTTCTCGACTACTCGATGTCGGTCATCATCCAGCGCGCGCTACCCGATGTGCGCGACGGCCTCAAACCGTCGCAGCGCCGCATCCTGGTCACGTTCAACGATCTGAATCTGAGCTTCGATCGGCCCTACCGGAAATGCGCCAAGATCTCGGGTGACGTTTCGGGTAACTACCACCCGCACGGCGAGGCGGTCATCTACCCGTCGATCGTGCGTCTGGCCCAGCCGTTTTCGCTGCGCTACCCGCTCGTCGACGGGCAGGGCAACTTCGGTTCCATCGACGGCGATCCGCCCGCGGCCATGCGCTACACCGAAGCGCGCCTCTCGCGGATTGCCTCGGAGATGCTCTCGGACATCGACCGCGATACGGTCGACTTCGTCCCTAACTACGACAATACGCGTACCGAACCCCTGGTTCTGCCGGCGCGAATTCCAAATCTCCTGATCAACGGCTCCGCGGGCATCGCGGTCGGTATGGCGACGAATATTCCGCCGCATAATATCGGCGAAGTGATCGACGCCCTCTCCATGGTGGCGAAGGATCCGGAAACTCCGCTCGAAGACCTGATGGAGAAGATCCCCGGGCCCGACTTCCCGACCGGCGCAATGATCTGCGGTGTTGCCGGGATCCGGCAGGCCTATCGTACGGGTCGGGGTTTGCTGGCCGTGCGCGCGCGCGCGGATGTCGAGGAGTTCAAGGGAAATCGCCAGCGCATCGTCGTGACCGAAATTCCGTACATGGTCAACAAGGCCTCGATGATCGAGAAGATGGCCGACCTGGTACGCGACGGGAAGATCGAGGGCATCAGCGATCTGCGCGACGAATCGGATCGCCGCGGCATGCGCGTGGTCATCGAGCTGAAAAAGGATGCCGACGATCAGATCGTCCTGAACCAGCTGTACAAGATGACGCCGCTGCAGAGCACGTTCGGCGTGAACATGGTGGCGCTGGTCAACAATCGACCGCGTACGCTGGGTCTGGTCGAGCTCCTCAAGCACTTCCTGGAATTCCGTCGCGAAGTCGTGCGCCGCCGCGCGGCCTTCGATCTACGCCAGGCCGAAGCCCGAGCCCACATCCTGGAGGGGTTCGCGCGCGCGCTCGACAATCTCGACGCCATCATCGCGTTGATCCGCGCAAGCGCCAGCCCCGCTGCCGCGCGTAGCGGCCTGATCGATCAGTTCGAACTCTCCGAGCGACAAGCCCAGGCAATTCTGGAGTTGCGGCTCCAGCGACTGACGGCGATGGAGCGCCAGAAGATCCTCGACGAACTCGCCGAAATTCGCGCAAAGATCGCGGAATTGAAGGCTCTGCTCGCGAGCGACGAGCGCGTGACCGAAGTCATCCTGGAAGAGCTCGCGGAGATGCGCGAAAAGTACTCCGACCCGCGTCGATCCGAGATCACGGCGGCCGTCGAGGACCTGACCACTGAAGACCTGATCACCGAAGAAGACATGGTGGTCACGATCACGCACAAGGGCTACGCCAAACGCCACGTTCCGGGCCTGTACCGCGCACAGCGACGGGGCGGCAAGGGCAAGATCGCCGCTACGACCCGGGACGAGGACTTCATCACGAATGTCTTCGTGGCCTCGACGCACGCCTACCTACTGTGTTTCACAGATCGCGGCCGTGTGCATTGGCTCAAGGTGTTCCGAATACCCGAGCTGTCCAGAGGTGCGCGCGGCAAGGCCATCGTCAATCTGCTGCAACTGAGCACGGAAGAACGAGTCCAGGCGATTCTTCCCGTGCGCGATTTCAACGAGGCCGGTTTCGTGGTTCTGGCAACGCGCAATGGTTCGATCAAGAAGACGGCGCTCGAGTCCTATGCGAATCCGCGCCGCGGCGGCATCATCGCCATCAACATCAACGATGGCGACGAGCTGATCGGAGCCGAGCGCACGACCGGCGATTCCGAGATCCTGATCGCCACCGAAGACGGCAAGGCGATTCGCTTCAACGAAGAGCAGGTGCGGCCCATGGGTCGCGCGGCCGCTGGGGTGAAATCGATCTCCACGCGCGAGGGCGACGCCGTCGTCGGCATGGAAGTCCTGGAACCGGGCAAGACGATTCTGACGGTGACCGAGCGGGGATACGGCAAGCGCACTCCGCTCGACGAGTACCGGGAACAGAACCGAGGCGGCCAGGGCATCATCACCATCAAGACATCGGATCGAAACGGCAAGGTCGTGGGAATCCTGCAGGTCGGTAGCAGCGACGAGATCATGGTCATCACCAGCGGTGGCAAGGTCATTCGAATGCTGGTCGACGGTATCTCGACGATGGGTCGCAACACGCAGGGCGTGAGAGTCATGGATACTTCCGGCGAGGAACGCGTGATGTCGATCGCGCGCATCGCCGATCGCGAAGAAGATCCACTCGGT from bacterium encodes the following:
- the gyrB gene encoding DNA topoisomerase (ATP-hydrolyzing) subunit B; the protein is MSDYDATSIEVLEGLEPVRKRPAMYIGSTGPSGLHHLVYEVVDNSIDEAVAGHCDTIKVAIHTDNSVTVEDNGRGIPVDPHEKEGRPAAEVVMTTLHAGGKFNDKAYKVSSGLHGVGVSCVNALSDRFELEIKISGGVYRQHYERGVPQVDLKRVGSTDKKGTKVTFHPDPQIFEITEYNFDTLAKRLRELSFLNGGVRIQLADERSGKSHDFHYEGGIVSFVEYMNRSKEPLHPPVLVSGDRQFEQSTGDGVVTTHVRIEIALQYNDGYNESVFSFANNVNTIEGGTHLTGFRNALTRTINRWLNTNSGNSKEPLQVQGDDTREGLAAVVSVKLSDPQFEGQTKSKLGNSELTGLVANLVNERLGAYFEENPPVARAITHKCTEAMRARDAARKARELTRRKGALSDASLPGKLADCQERDPSKAEIFIVEGDSAGGSAKQGRDRTNQAILPIRGKLINVEKARLDRMLANNEIQMMISALGTGIGEDFNADKLRYHKVILMTDADVDGSHINTLLLTFFFRNMRELITRGHLYLAQPPLYKVKKGKSERYVQSDTELSSYLLGLGMGDAQIFTTGQDTAIQDGPLQQLMLETQRCKLIGAAMERRGIDARIVEATALGAGLSSADLSADEHSRQEFERRLLAYLETAYPDTLPVEVEWDHDEEHSLWTPTVHSFHSAVPRSVVLDTELLESPDYDRFKQLANRTSEIGTTPFRLILGEANEEIPTANHLLDRLLALGSKGLYIQRYKGLGEMNPDQLWETTMDPSLRTILQVRVDDEVDADKAFSVLMGDLVEPRKEFIERNALNVVNLDI
- the gyrA gene encoding DNA gyrase subunit A — encoded protein: MADTSDTPPPPEEPTGSILPVNIEDEMRRAFLDYSMSVIIQRALPDVRDGLKPSQRRILVTFNDLNLSFDRPYRKCAKISGDVSGNYHPHGEAVIYPSIVRLAQPFSLRYPLVDGQGNFGSIDGDPPAAMRYTEARLSRIASEMLSDIDRDTVDFVPNYDNTRTEPLVLPARIPNLLINGSAGIAVGMATNIPPHNIGEVIDALSMVAKDPETPLEDLMEKIPGPDFPTGAMICGVAGIRQAYRTGRGLLAVRARADVEEFKGNRQRIVVTEIPYMVNKASMIEKMADLVRDGKIEGISDLRDESDRRGMRVVIELKKDADDQIVLNQLYKMTPLQSTFGVNMVALVNNRPRTLGLVELLKHFLEFRREVVRRRAAFDLRQAEARAHILEGFARALDNLDAIIALIRASASPAAARSGLIDQFELSERQAQAILELRLQRLTAMERQKILDELAEIRAKIAELKALLASDERVTEVILEELAEMREKYSDPRRSEITAAVEDLTTEDLITEEDMVVTITHKGYAKRHVPGLYRAQRRGGKGKIAATTRDEDFITNVFVASTHAYLLCFTDRGRVHWLKVFRIPELSRGARGKAIVNLLQLSTEERVQAILPVRDFNEAGFVVLATRNGSIKKTALESYANPRRGGIIAININDGDELIGAERTTGDSEILIATEDGKAIRFNEEQVRPMGRAAAGVKSISTREGDAVVGMEVLEPGKTILTVTERGYGKRTPLDEYREQNRGGQGIITIKTSDRNGKVVGILQVGSSDEIMVITSGGKVIRMLVDGISTMGRNTQGVRVMDTSGEERVMSIARIADREEDPLGIEGSSETASA